The DNA region TAAAATGCACAGCTTTGCTATAAAAGCTTCTGACAATTTTGTTGCCATGTTACTCATATTATGAAAAAGATAAGGGTGTTACACTCTAGCTTTTGATATACATTGTCACTTTTTTAAGTTGCCTTATATCTTTTTCCCCGCAGGACTATGGAGTTACTTTATTCCTTTATCGAACCACTTATCTTGTGGATATAGTAAGAGAGAATATTGGAAGGGTATTGAAATTGGATTCCATCCAACAAGGTGATGCTTGGAAAGGAATGGATATgttaattttcaattcttgGCATTGGTGGACTCACAAGGGCAACTCTCAACCGTACAATCTTccttcctccattttttttttttttttacctttccGTGAAGCAGTTTAAATTGTATGTtgctcgaactctccaagagtATTATCGTGTCtaatcctccaaaaatacatTACTTTTGGACGATTCGACATATATCTATCCACAATTTTGAAGAGTTCGAGCAACATAGTTTAAAACACACTCTATAATATATTAAGACACTAAAAAAGAGATCAATAATGTTTGTCACATACATAAAGTATTAGGAAATGTACTCGCGCTTCGCGCGGCTATACAAATGAATCGAAATACTGATAAATAAGTAATCTTATGATTTTATAAAAGGTCCATCTTTATACATTTATTGATCAAATAAACggccaaaagaaaaagagaaacatATTATAGTAAAATCACGGTCTCTGAGATAGCCCTTTACAAtggttaatttatttttaattttgttatcTATATGGTTACATGTATATTATTTAGACACATATATCTtgaattaataatttttctttctctgCACATTTAATAGTTCGGTTTATGTCCTTAATTAGAGATTCaataataatttttcaaaagttttctccATTGTTAAATCTAAATAATGTCAAATTGTCgtcttcaaaattttcaatttccctttttttttgagaaattttacaATGGCTAGTTTATTTTGTTATCTATATGTTACATGTATATTTATTTAGATAAATATATcttgaataaataatttttctttctctgTACATTTAATAGATGTTTGGTTTTTGTCCTTAATTAGAGAGTCAAATAATGCTTTTTCAAAACTTTTCCCCTACTGATCAATATATAGAGTTGTGGTTCAATGTAATGTGCTTAcatattttgcaaataattgCGTACATCATTATAGGGtggattattaaaaaaaaggaaaaagaaccTGGAGGAAAAGCCGCGCCATTGCCGGAAGCCTATGTTAATTTTTACACGGACACAAATATTTgtttcggaaaagggccaaaattacccctaaactttgggaaatagttcatccatacccttcgttatacttatAAAGCgctcaattatacccttacctATACTATCggatcaattatacccttattgCCTAATCTGCACACAATGCAGATCATCCCGtaccttcaaaattattttcccctcaaattattatttacccACTATAATAACCCAACCCGACCCggattcatttttttcagccaagaatATACGGACCCAACCACTGCTGTGTAGCCACTGTGCAGTCGCTGTGTAGCCAAAACACACTGCTGATGGAAACATATATATTCTATGACCAAAACACACATTGTTGGTGCTGCAGTCGCTGTGTAGCCATCTACTGCACATAATGCAGTAGCCAACCAACCAAAACAAGCATTTAACAGATTGTTTTGTTAACCACTCTATTCCAGGTTAATATAGCTTATATTGTTTGTTTCTTACATGCAGGGATTGGGTGGGAGACGGTATAgttcagagagagagagagagagcggaAGGCGATAGTGTAGGGTTATTTCAATAAGGGGTATACGGTTGGGTCCGTatatttttggctgaaaaaaatgaatccGGGTCGGGTTGGGTTATTATAGTgggtaaataataatttgaggggaaaataattttgaaggtctgggatgatgccacgtgACAGCCGTTAgacataagggtataattgatccCATAatataacggtaagggtataattattataagataacgaagggtatggatgaactgTTTCCTAAAgttcaagggtaattttggcccttttccgtatttgTTTTCACATTTTGCATTGTTGAACATCTGGATTTGTGGTTGATTTATTACTGCAGAGACTGTAGGGGTTTTTTTCTTCAGTAAATTAGGAATACGAAACGTTGCACTGGTCACTCGTGGGGATGCGACTGTTTCGTTTGTTAATGGAGCCGAAAAGATACAATTTTTTGGaatcttaaattaaaataaataaagcaaaaaactaagaagaaaaggccaaaaacatgagaaaaaagataaatgtattTTCTGATCTAAGAGGCTGTCACATCACCGGGTCTATGTCCctactttataaatatatatagaagatTTCTTCCATATAATGTATTTCATTCTCATTGAACAACAAAGAATCAAAATGGTAAAGAGGTGTGAAAAAGATTATATTAACCGaatcataatttttttgtagATGGGATTATGTACAAGATGGATCGAAGGTATCAAAAGATATGGACCGTTTGATGGCATTTTACAAGGGTCTAACTACTTGGGCAAGATGGGTTGACAGAAATGTTGACTCCTCCAAGACCAAAGTCTACTTCCAGGGCATTTCTCCAACTCATTATATGTAAGTTCTAATCCTCTTCATTTGCTCAAAAGTATTTaccttccatattctcatgtgAGTATAAGTTCTATGCACAAACGTGGTAAAAATTAGCTACACAATCAGGTcacttaaaaataaatacttctCTTTAATAAATATTGATTGGTAACCTAGAAAATGTAATACGCAATGCTTACTAATTCAGAAGctcaaaattcacattttgttGTATCTTGATCAGGGGTCAGGAATGGGGAGCATCACAAAAGAATTGTAACTCAGAGCAAATACCATTAGATGGATCGACATATCCAGCAGGGACACCAGCATCAGCTGTTGTAGTTAACAAAGTACTAAATAGGATGAAGACGCCAGTTTACCTCCTCGACATCACCTTTCTATCCCAGTTAAGGAAAGATGCTCATCCATCAATGTACAGCGGCAATCACCCTGGTGTAGACTGCAGCCATTGGTGTCTTCCCGGACTACCTGATACTTGGAACCAGCTTCTTTACGCATCACTGATTATGTGAGGATGAAAAACCTCATATAATTTTCTCCTTTTAAATCTTCCTTTCCACTTAAAAAGTGATATTAACTGTACATTTGTGGAGGTATGTGAAGACCATCAGCTCAAAACAGCGAGCAATCAGGTGCACGTTTCAATCATTGGCACAGTTCTGGATTTCTAAATAATTGGAGCCAGCTTCTTTATGCAGCAGCAGTTCTTCTCTGAGGATGAACGAATTATTTTTACTGCTCATAGTTTGTTTCTTTTCATTGATATTGGTCTGTGTATTATTGGGGCCTAAGGCTCTGCTGTGAAATTATTCATTCAAGGACATACAATAGCTTTTAGATGTAATAAGCACTATGATTGGGGAATAGGGGTGCATAGTAGTTTTGTTAACTTCTAGTTTCTAGCTTGAAGTTTCCTTTCATTTTATTAAGCAACTACAAATAAAAGCAGAATCTCTCTGCTTATATTGGACTCAGTCCTAGTAATGGAAAAGCTTGTTATCCAGATATGTAACATCATGTGTAAGTCAGTTTTAAGATTCACAGCTAAGAGATTTGCAACATTTAGATAAAAGTTTGGTCATTCAAAAGAACTTGAAAATGAGTGTTCGTTGTGGAATCAACTTTGCTACAAGAATTTGGATCAAAGTTAGACctgaattcttttatttttgtgcaGGTTctgtttcttttccttcttttctcgTTTCCGGGAGAGGAAGAAGTAAATGTCCAAACAACTATTTGAAGTCATATTGCTTCATAAATTTGATGCAAAATTATCAACCTGTGTAAGCAAAGGCCATAAAGCCCTTAAGAGCTATCCAAAACATACCAGCAAAATTGGTAACTATTCGAGAACTTATTTTGCATTGTTTATGGTGTAAGATATGATGCAAGGCCAACAAATGTTGACATTACATTGTTCACACTTATCGTATCCTCAAGAGAACTTTGTTACATAAATTTGTCATCTGATGAAATTCATAATATATACCGAGACAATGATCCCTTCATTTAGCATGGAATTCATTAACTGTCCCAGGCTGGTGATTTTATGATTTTGGGCCAATTATATTGCTAAGTCCATATTAGACAAACTAGAAGAAACTCCAAACAGCAAACAAAGTAGTGGGGACAAATTATCAGCCTGATGTCCAAAAGAGTCATAGAGAGATTACAATAAGTAAAAGACAAAGCAAGGCAAACAGGTATATCAGCTAGGACAAAACAGAAACAACAGACTGAAGATGAGGGTACAGGACTTCTATCATGAGGGCCAGAGTTAGCTCCTGTATGAGTCGTTAACCTTCTGGATTCattatttcttaatttcttAGCTCTAAAGAGCAAAATTAACAACATCTAAAATTGTATTAAATCCAAGAGCAAACTATGCCCCAAATTTACTGGTAAGCATctaatcataataatacatGCACATCATAATATAGTAAACCACACCTGAAATTGTAGTACAAAAGCATATCATATAGGAGTATGTTATACAGTCAAATActgttagatttttttttttttgaaaaatatttaaaaggcacACAAAACTCGCAGCTCAAAGAGTAAACTCTGCTTTAATCCTACAAGGTTTTTACCTCCCATGGTTCCTCCGAGGTGTGCAAAATCTCAGACTAGGATGATTCCCAACTTTGCCTTAGAAAATAGTAATAGTTTTCATATCTTTTCCATTGACCGATTTTCATTGATATAAATCATCTAAAGGACTACACTCACAAGGCTTGAGGTCGTAATGTTTACTAACATTGACACATCATTAGCAAATAAAAGAAGTACTGCCAACTTTATCATCACATATGCAGttgaattcaaaaagtattAGAGCCTGAAATTTTTCAATTTGCTATGTATGAATCAGTCCATCAGAAGTAGCAGCATTTACGATGTGAAGATCATCAGTTTATCTGCGATTTCTTTGGGATACACTAGTCCCAAAGAGAAGTTTTTTCAGTCAACTTCAGTTAGAAAGCAAAAAGATCACGTACTTAGGAAAGGTCGATTTCACTGTCTCAATATCTAAATGACTGTTGAAGAGGCTGAGGAACTCCCAGATTTATCTGCAGACTGCAGTTTCATCTACTAGAATGAAAAAACAGGCATAGATCCTGCATGAGCCACATAATCCATCTAACACAAAACAGTTGAGTCCTAAAGAATCCATCTCATAATATTCGACCACTTTAACGAGTAACTAACCTAGCTGAAATACAACAGGGTCTTTTAATTAGTTTATAGTTAGAGACGTTTGTCGCGACTGCAAATAGCATGTTTTGACGGAAATCAAGAATGTGTCCAAGTAGAGTCTACATCAACACTGAAAGAAAAATCACCTATCATGTTGAAATATAGCCTTGAGTAGCATTAAGTCTATGGAGCATCTAAAATCATTATAAATGGAGACATAAAAATTGCTAGGAACTAGACATAGAGAGTTAAACATGCTAAACATAGTAAAATTAAAATGTGGCAGCACACCAAGTTACCCTGCAGATGTGTACGAATGCACCATTTGAAAGAGTTGTTTCCAGTTCATTATGATTACGTCGGGTTCAAAGCAGAAATTTTGCCAAGAGAACCTCATCAAGGGAATTCCAATCATTATCGATCAATATATATCCTACCTAGGGAGGCCTAAGCTTCAtaatttggattaaaaaatgGTATGCACACAAGCTTTAAGCAACATGAAGTGTGTGGATTGTCTGTAAAAGGATCTTCAATTaaagctttttatttttcttatccCTTTTCCAACTTAGGCTAGGAATTCTCATTCCTAGCTCTCACTAAAGGAATCCCTGTTTAAGCAGCAGCTAGGTTTTACCACCTTTTAGCTACTTCAGCAATTATTATCTGACTGATAATTCTACGTCAATCAAACATTAGGCTGAGCTctttaaaaattcaaacattTTCTAATCCAAACGCCACCAAGCAAGTTGAACGAAGTAAATTGTCAGATGAATTATCAACATATCACTATAAACCGGTTAAATTTGGGTAATTCATTATCTGCATTACTGCATCAGGTTCTTTTGTCGTCCTAACTGATGAATTAGACTCGAGAAGGGGCCTCAATCTCGTACTATGCTGTCACAAAGTTCAGTGAGAAAATTAAGTATACTTGGAGGATGAAaagaattcaagaacattttctAGCCTCTACAAAGAAAAAATCTCCAGCTGTTCCAAGTGGAAAGTACAACTCCAACTAACAGGCACCTTTAGACATCATGTTAGCTGTTGTAACAAGCATCTTCAACAACTCCAAGTACCACAAATTAAAGGTATTGATGAGGAAAGAAGAATAAAAGAGATAAgcaaaatacttttaaattaaATGAAACCAGTTACTTCTCCAATTTCATTTCCCTACAAGAGATAGGCCCTCTTTCTGCTTAGAAGCTatttgaaagagaaaaacaaaaagagca from Lycium ferocissimum isolate CSIRO_LF1 chromosome 2, AGI_CSIRO_Lferr_CH_V1, whole genome shotgun sequence includes:
- the LOC132044444 gene encoding protein trichome birefringence-like 38, which codes for MVKWSQLLLLSIISLFLHTGTAELVVQNVSGLSWKNKGVVSSSRCKLFQGRWVIDPSFPLYDSKSCPFIDPEFDCQKYGRPDKQYLKYAWKPDSCNLPRFNGKDFLMRWRGKKIMFIGDSLSLNMWNSLACMIHASVPNSKTAISRKESFSSVTFQDYGVTLFLYRTTYLVDIVRENIGRVLKLDSIQQGDAWKGMDMLIFNSWHWWTHKGNSQPWDYVQDGSKVSKDMDRLMAFYKGLTTWARWVDRNVDSSKTKVYFQGISPTHYMGQEWGASQKNCNSEQIPLDGSTYPAGTPASAVVVNKVLNRMKTPVYLLDITFLSQLRKDAHPSMYSGNHPGVDCSHWCLPGLPDTWNQLLYASLIIPSAQNSEQSGARFNHWHSSGFLNNWSQLLYAAAVLL